In Pseudomonadota bacterium, one DNA window encodes the following:
- a CDS encoding P-II family nitrogen regulator — translation MKMITAIIKPFKLDDVREALGEVGVQGITVTEVKGFGRQRGHTEMYRGAEYVVDFLPKTKIEIAVADELTDQVLEAITNAARTGKIGDGKIFVSDLVHVARIRTGETGDAAV, via the coding sequence ATGAAAATGATTACTGCCATCATCAAACCCTTCAAGCTCGACGATGTGCGAGAAGCACTTGGCGAGGTGGGGGTGCAAGGAATCACCGTGACGGAAGTCAAAGGTTTTGGTCGTCAACGTGGCCACACCGAGATGTATCGCGGTGCTGAGTACGTGGTCGACTTTCTACCCAAAACAAAAATTGAAATCGCAGTAGCGGATGAGCTGACCGACCAGGTGCTTGAGGCGATCACCAACGCCGCACGCACAGGAAAAATCGGGGACGGCAAAATTTTCGTCAGCGATCTTGTTCACGTTGCCCGTATTCGCACGGGTGAAACCGGCGACGCAGCCGTTTAA
- a CDS encoding TorF family putative porin yields the protein MIRLQPKLFVALILAFSVPSHAEWSGNVGWASDYHFRGIFQSDSSASLGVDYENAGWYVGTWAADVDDGAEVDLYFGFGGEYGEFSYGIGFTGYYYTGDFDDTYQEINLSAGYGAVTLDVAIGEYDNFDGPTQDYTFFSLTAEHNDFYATLGSFSQDADGEYLELGYGTEVSGFDLGVAIIFANDDLIGDADESIVFSLGKSFSF from the coding sequence ACTGTTTGTCGCGCTGATATTGGCGTTCAGCGTCCCTTCTCATGCCGAATGGTCTGGCAACGTTGGCTGGGCTTCCGACTACCACTTTCGCGGGATCTTCCAATCCGATTCCTCTGCCTCTTTAGGCGTGGACTATGAAAATGCGGGCTGGTATGTCGGGACCTGGGCAGCCGATGTGGACGACGGTGCGGAAGTCGATCTCTATTTCGGATTCGGTGGCGAATACGGTGAGTTCAGTTACGGCATCGGTTTTACGGGCTACTACTACACCGGCGATTTCGATGACACCTATCAAGAAATCAATCTCAGCGCAGGCTATGGCGCCGTCACACTCGATGTTGCTATTGGCGAGTACGACAATTTTGACGGACCCACACAGGACTACACGTTCTTTTCTTTGACCGCTGAGCACAACGACTTTTACGCCACACTCGGTTCGTTTAGTCAGGACGCCGATGGCGAGTATCTCGAGCTTGGCTACGGCACCGAAGTGAGTGGCTTTGACCTGGGCGTCGCCATCATCTTCGCCAACGATGACCTGATTGGCGATGCCGATGAGTCGATCGTTTTCTCGCTGGGCAAATCGTTCAGCTTCTAA